In one window of Desulforhabdus amnigena DNA:
- a CDS encoding iron-containing alcohol dehydrogenase, whose amino-acid sequence MNNVHKFSIPEIIFGRGSLSYTGLCARQLGGEKVFLVSDRGLEDAGWVRRVIEILEREKLRWIYYSDISSNPRDYQTHAGAKYYLEEEADVIIALGGGSPMDAAKGIALVASNGGRIQDYEGANRIHRPLPPMVFIPSTAGSGSDISQFSIITDVERQVKMSIISRTLVPNISIIDPLVLQTKSEELIIAAAVDALCHAIESFVSKIASPFTELQSMQAIQLIMKNIRSAIDTHSLESLEQLSIASTAAGMAFSNAGLGAEHALAHSLGGMFDTLHGLVHPILLPHVMRYNLPACTEKIAAIGEVFLGKRLKTDRETAVAGIEKIEAFCHSFGVPVHLEDVVQNRSQLPELAKMAANDVCLLTNPRQASWEDLMHICEEAW is encoded by the coding sequence ATGAACAATGTACATAAATTTTCCATTCCTGAAATCATTTTTGGACGTGGAAGCCTCAGCTATACCGGCCTCTGTGCCCGGCAGCTTGGGGGTGAAAAAGTCTTTTTAGTGAGTGACAGGGGTCTGGAAGATGCGGGTTGGGTCAGACGCGTCATCGAAATCCTGGAGAGAGAGAAACTCCGCTGGATTTATTATTCCGATATCTCCTCAAACCCACGGGACTATCAAACTCATGCCGGGGCAAAATACTATCTCGAAGAGGAAGCAGATGTCATTATTGCCCTGGGTGGAGGAAGTCCAATGGACGCTGCCAAAGGAATTGCGCTTGTGGCAAGCAACGGTGGACGGATTCAGGACTACGAAGGAGCCAACCGCATTCATCGTCCCCTTCCCCCCATGGTATTCATTCCGTCAACAGCGGGGAGTGGTTCCGATATTTCACAGTTTTCCATCATCACGGATGTGGAGCGGCAGGTGAAAATGTCCATAATCAGCCGGACTCTCGTTCCCAACATTTCCATTATAGATCCCTTGGTCTTGCAGACTAAAAGCGAAGAACTCATTATAGCCGCCGCTGTCGATGCCCTGTGTCACGCGATTGAATCCTTCGTATCCAAAATCGCTTCGCCTTTTACGGAACTGCAATCCATGCAAGCCATTCAATTGATTATGAAGAACATAAGATCGGCAATTGACACACATTCCCTGGAGAGCCTGGAGCAGTTGAGTATTGCGAGCACCGCTGCCGGAATGGCTTTCAGCAACGCCGGTCTGGGTGCGGAACACGCACTTGCTCACTCCCTCGGGGGAATGTTCGATACCCTGCATGGATTGGTCCATCCCATCTTGCTTCCGCACGTCATGCGTTACAACCTTCCGGCCTGTACGGAAAAGATCGCCGCCATTGGTGAAGTCTTTCTCGGTAAGCGTTTGAAAACGGATAGAGAAACGGCGGTAGCTGGCATCGAGAAGATCGAAGCATTTTGCCATTCCTTTGGAGTTCCCGTACATCTTGAAGATGTCGTTCAGAACCGCTCACAACTGCCGGAACTTGCAAAAATGGCGGCCAACGATGTTTGCCTGCTGACCAATCCCCGCCAGGCGAGTTGGGAGGATCTCATGCATATTTGTGAGGAGGCCTGGTGA
- a CDS encoding two-component system sensor histidine kinase NtrB has protein sequence MSEKPTLDDLIGIEYAKLGFFREVQEKVAELQASNLKLELKRRHIQGILDGITDVMAILTLDFRITSVNHVYYDIFKETQPVGKYCFEVFRQQKERCSSCPVVIALDTNRVCRQLDIFSVGGKNRHFEITASPLRNSEGNPCHILLLKRDVTLEKEYQAKYYQAQQMATVGALAAGVAHEINNPLTAISGFAEGLKRRLPKLKEQVDKDLAEDFDEYINIILKECRRCQGIVQNLLDFGRPKSNDFRSVNLNMVVRDTLKLLQNHLKYYPEGHVRQELQEPLPFIQADASQLKQVVLNLLFNALDATQGRGTVILRTFSTNDQWVGLAVEDNGCGIPSENLDKLFEPFFTTKPAGKGIGIGLSTCYNIIQNHGGEILVCSEVEKGSTFLVRLPTEPSTPLVLVV, from the coding sequence ATGAGCGAAAAACCGACTTTGGATGATTTGATCGGCATCGAGTACGCCAAACTGGGGTTCTTCAGAGAGGTCCAGGAAAAGGTAGCGGAATTACAGGCTTCCAATCTCAAACTGGAACTCAAGCGACGCCATATTCAGGGAATACTGGACGGCATAACAGATGTGATGGCCATTCTTACCCTCGATTTCCGCATCACGTCGGTCAATCACGTTTACTACGATATCTTTAAGGAAACGCAGCCTGTTGGAAAATATTGTTTCGAGGTCTTCCGGCAGCAGAAGGAGCGATGTTCCTCCTGCCCCGTGGTCATCGCGCTCGACACGAACCGCGTATGCAGACAGCTCGATATTTTCTCCGTAGGGGGCAAGAACCGCCATTTTGAGATCACGGCATCTCCCCTTCGAAATTCTGAGGGGAATCCCTGTCATATTTTGCTGCTGAAGCGTGATGTTACCCTCGAAAAGGAATACCAGGCGAAATATTACCAGGCCCAGCAAATGGCGACTGTTGGCGCCCTGGCTGCAGGCGTTGCCCATGAGATCAACAACCCATTGACCGCCATTTCGGGGTTTGCCGAGGGATTGAAACGTCGGTTGCCAAAACTGAAAGAACAAGTAGACAAAGATCTCGCTGAAGATTTCGACGAATATATCAATATCATCCTTAAAGAATGCCGCCGTTGCCAGGGTATCGTTCAGAATCTCCTGGATTTTGGCCGCCCGAAATCCAACGACTTTCGTTCCGTAAATCTCAACATGGTGGTCCGGGACACACTCAAGCTACTTCAAAATCACCTGAAGTATTATCCAGAAGGACATGTGCGCCAGGAACTTCAGGAACCTCTTCCATTCATCCAGGCGGATGCGTCACAATTGAAGCAGGTGGTGCTCAACTTGCTTTTCAACGCGCTGGATGCAACTCAGGGAAGGGGGACCGTTATCCTGCGCACGTTTTCAACGAACGACCAATGGGTGGGGCTGGCCGTGGAAGACAACGGCTGTGGTATTCCATCAGAAAATCTTGACAAGCTTTTCGAACCCTTCTTTACCACCAAACCGGCTGGCAAGGGCATCGGTATCGGACTGTCGACGTGTTATAATATTATTCAAAATCACGGTGGAGAAATTTTAGTCTGCAGCGAAGTCGAGAAAGGCTCGACCTTTCTTGTGCGACTGCCGACTGAACCATCTACCCCTCTTGTTTTAGTCGTTTAG
- a CDS encoding sigma-54-dependent transcriptional regulator: MTIFDPIRILLIDDEESIRRLAEKEFSDMRRTVRTAGSAHEAFDLIRQQQFDVIVLDIRLPDADGLELLERLRETLPDVEVILITGHGNIDSAVEAMKIGAYDYITKPFALDRLELVIEKAYQRVRLQRENRLLRHTQSDQSSPRFIGSSLAIQHIQYLISKVAPTDVPVLITGESGAGKDVVARAIHSASKRNDHPLIIKNCGTMQKELIRSELFGYCKGAFTGATESQEGLLALAHLGTLFLDEIGELPLEVQASLLRVLENQTYRRVGDKQERQVDVRFLFATNRNLVEEVKAGRFHEALFHRINVFQLDLPPLRQRKEDIPLLVEYFLGQLSVGKSPYRISKNVMEHLLAYHWPGNVRELRNVMERGTILSENGVITAQALPREIAEQEPTSTTNSSFLSLRDIEKRHIQQVMEHAAGNRSQAADLLGISRKTLYRKLKEYGLE; the protein is encoded by the coding sequence ATGACTATTTTTGACCCCATTCGAATTTTATTGATCGATGACGAAGAATCCATCAGGAGATTGGCGGAGAAGGAATTCTCCGATATGCGAAGAACTGTGCGCACTGCAGGGAGTGCCCACGAGGCATTCGATTTGATCCGTCAACAACAGTTTGACGTCATCGTGCTCGACATTCGCCTGCCTGACGCCGATGGATTGGAACTTCTGGAGCGGTTGAGAGAAACCTTGCCCGATGTTGAAGTCATTCTCATCACGGGTCACGGCAATATCGACAGTGCCGTCGAAGCAATGAAGATCGGGGCATATGATTATATCACCAAGCCATTTGCCCTCGACCGTCTCGAATTGGTCATCGAAAAAGCCTATCAGCGCGTTCGCCTCCAGCGGGAAAACCGCCTTTTACGGCATACCCAGAGCGATCAATCCTCTCCCCGTTTTATCGGATCTTCCCTGGCCATCCAGCACATCCAGTACCTCATCAGCAAAGTGGCCCCCACGGATGTGCCGGTTTTGATCACGGGGGAGAGCGGTGCAGGAAAGGACGTCGTTGCAAGGGCTATACATTCTGCAAGCAAAAGGAACGATCATCCGCTCATTATCAAGAACTGCGGCACCATGCAAAAGGAACTCATCCGCAGCGAACTCTTCGGCTACTGCAAGGGGGCGTTTACCGGCGCAACCGAATCACAGGAGGGACTTCTCGCTCTTGCTCACCTGGGTACGCTCTTTTTAGATGAGATCGGAGAACTTCCCCTTGAAGTTCAGGCATCCCTTCTGCGCGTTCTTGAAAACCAAACCTACCGCAGAGTTGGCGACAAACAGGAACGACAGGTAGACGTACGTTTTCTCTTTGCCACCAACCGCAACCTGGTGGAAGAAGTGAAAGCGGGGCGTTTTCACGAAGCTCTTTTCCATCGAATCAACGTGTTTCAACTGGATCTTCCCCCCCTGCGCCAGCGTAAGGAAGACATTCCTTTGCTGGTGGAATATTTCCTGGGACAGTTGAGCGTTGGAAAGTCTCCCTACCGTATATCCAAAAATGTCATGGAGCATTTGCTCGCATACCATTGGCCCGGGAACGTGCGGGAGTTGCGCAATGTAATGGAAAGGGGCACCATTCTTTCAGAAAATGGGGTAATTACCGCTCAGGCCCTTCCCCGTGAGATAGCCGAGCAAGAGCCTACCTCAACAACGAATAGCTCCTTTTTGAGCCTGAGGGACATTGAGAAGCGTCACATTCAGCAGGTTATGGAACATGCAGCAGGAAATCGTTCACAGGCTGCGGATCTCCTGGGAATCAGCAGAAAAACCTTGTACCGGAAATTAAAAGAGTATGGTTTGGAATAA
- a CDS encoding iron-containing alcohol dehydrogenase gives MAVGEQVFGFYIPTVTLMGIGAHKQVGEQVKTLGGTKPFICTDKGITRAGISQQIVDIIKKDAGVDCVVFDETIPNPTDTNVHDGLKIFKDNGCDMIISIGGGSSHDCGKGIGVVASNGGHIRDYEGVNKSGKPMPPFIAVNTTAGTGSEMTRFCIITDTSRKVKMAIVDWRVTPNVAINDPLLMAGMPPGLTAATGMDALTHAIEAYVSTIATPVTDACALKAIELIAKNLRAAVAHGGDMVARDNMAYAEYLAGMAFNNASLGHVHAMAHQLGGFYDLPHGVCNAILLPHVERFNMIAKVGRFVDIAKAMGEVVDGLSQRAAAEKALEAIKTLSADVGIPGGLRELGVQKEDLPIMAENAQKDACGLTNPRCPTLEDVIEIYRNAL, from the coding sequence ATGGCCGTAGGAGAGCAAGTATTTGGATTCTATATTCCCACCGTTACCTTGATGGGCATTGGAGCACACAAGCAAGTGGGGGAACAGGTCAAAACGTTGGGTGGCACCAAACCTTTCATCTGTACGGATAAGGGCATCACGCGGGCCGGTATAAGCCAGCAAATCGTGGATATCATCAAGAAGGACGCAGGCGTTGATTGCGTTGTTTTCGATGAAACCATTCCGAACCCCACGGATACGAATGTTCACGATGGTTTGAAGATTTTCAAAGACAACGGCTGCGATATGATCATTTCGATCGGTGGCGGCAGCTCCCATGACTGCGGCAAGGGCATCGGCGTCGTGGCCAGCAATGGCGGGCACATTCGTGATTATGAGGGAGTGAACAAGTCCGGCAAACCCATGCCGCCCTTTATTGCCGTGAACACGACAGCGGGAACGGGAAGTGAAATGACCCGCTTTTGCATCATCACCGATACCAGCCGGAAAGTAAAAATGGCCATCGTTGATTGGAGAGTCACTCCCAACGTGGCCATCAACGACCCCCTGTTGATGGCGGGAATGCCTCCCGGACTCACGGCAGCTACCGGTATGGACGCATTAACACATGCTATAGAAGCCTACGTTTCCACCATCGCAACCCCAGTCACGGACGCCTGTGCACTCAAGGCCATCGAGTTGATCGCCAAAAACCTGCGCGCCGCAGTGGCACATGGGGGTGATATGGTTGCGCGGGACAACATGGCTTATGCCGAATATCTGGCTGGAATGGCCTTCAACAATGCCAGCCTCGGCCACGTTCACGCAATGGCTCACCAGTTGGGCGGCTTCTATGACCTGCCCCATGGCGTTTGCAACGCCATCTTGCTTCCCCACGTGGAACGGTTCAACATGATAGCCAAGGTCGGACGCTTCGTAGACATCGCCAAAGCCATGGGTGAAGTCGTGGATGGACTCTCACAGCGTGCTGCAGCGGAAAAAGCACTTGAAGCCATCAAGACCCTCTCGGCAGATGTGGGCATTCCGGGCGGGCTGAGGGAACTCGGCGTACAGAAAGAGGATCTCCCCATTATGGCGGAAAATGCTCAGAAAGACGCCTGTGGTTTGACCAATCCCCGTTGTCCCACTCTTGAAGACGTGATTGAAATTTACAGGAACGCTCTGTAA
- a CDS encoding DUF4412 domain-containing protein, whose protein sequence is MMRFMVAVAFCIVLISAPALAAEFSADMVFQPKGEAPMTAKVYVKGNKMRQEAMEEGEKQIVIVRPDKKVSWMIDPEEKKYIEMPYEDEENLFEEWSLEKQEKAKFLKEENAAGVPCKKYEIDEEGEKTSIWISTKHSFPVKVEDSETIVEYKNIRDGSLEDSLFELPEGYEKISVPTMDEDKEVSQ, encoded by the coding sequence ATGATGAGATTCATGGTTGCAGTGGCTTTCTGCATCGTTCTTATTTCGGCTCCCGCACTGGCGGCTGAATTTTCTGCCGATATGGTTTTTCAGCCCAAGGGGGAAGCGCCCATGACAGCAAAGGTTTACGTCAAAGGCAATAAAATGAGACAGGAAGCAATGGAGGAGGGGGAAAAACAGATTGTCATCGTGCGGCCTGACAAGAAGGTCTCATGGATGATTGACCCGGAAGAGAAGAAGTATATAGAAATGCCCTACGAAGACGAGGAAAATCTTTTCGAAGAATGGTCACTGGAAAAGCAGGAAAAAGCAAAATTCCTCAAAGAAGAAAATGCCGCTGGGGTACCCTGCAAGAAATACGAAATCGATGAAGAGGGTGAAAAAACAAGTATCTGGATTTCCACCAAACATTCATTTCCTGTAAAAGTTGAAGATTCGGAAACCATTGTGGAATACAAGAACATTAGAGACGGCTCCCTTGAAGATTCTTTGTTTGAGTTGCCCGAAGGTTATGAAAAGATATCGGTGCCCACGATGGACGAGGATAAAGAAGTCTCCCAATAG
- the sfsA gene encoding DNA/RNA nuclease SfsA, with the protein MRATFCRREKRFLVEVDTGKDRIWVHTNNSGSMMGLLKPGAEVLISPAQRRGRRLPYTLELIKVDGLWVGVNTSVPNRFLKCAWQSGLMRETTGYSTFKSEKKYGQSRMDAFLHGPLGTLWIESKNVTLVEGDVAYFPDAVTVRGQKHLSELMTLASQGHRTACFYLIQRADAHCFAPADFIDPSFAELFRQAQQTGVEMWPYKAVISTKGIGLGPRLPLLNFHR; encoded by the coding sequence ATTCGAGCCACATTCTGCCGGCGTGAAAAGCGTTTTTTGGTTGAAGTGGACACAGGAAAAGACCGCATCTGGGTCCATACGAACAACTCCGGAAGCATGATGGGGCTTTTGAAACCAGGGGCAGAGGTCTTGATTTCTCCTGCCCAACGTCGGGGTCGCCGATTGCCCTATACATTGGAGCTCATAAAAGTAGACGGTTTATGGGTGGGAGTGAACACTTCGGTGCCCAACAGGTTTCTCAAATGCGCCTGGCAATCCGGCCTAATGCGGGAAACTACAGGCTACAGTACATTCAAGAGCGAAAAGAAGTATGGACAGAGCCGTATGGACGCTTTTCTCCATGGTCCTCTCGGTACGCTTTGGATCGAGAGCAAAAACGTCACTCTGGTGGAGGGGGATGTAGCCTATTTCCCTGATGCAGTTACGGTCCGTGGGCAAAAGCATCTCTCAGAACTGATGACGCTCGCATCCCAGGGCCATCGGACCGCCTGTTTCTACCTGATTCAGAGGGCCGATGCGCACTGTTTCGCACCTGCAGACTTCATTGATCCTTCTTTTGCCGAACTTTTCCGCCAAGCTCAACAGACCGGAGTCGAGATGTGGCCATACAAAGCCGTCATCTCAACCAAAGGTATTGGACTCGGCCCCCGTCTTCCCCTATTGAATTTTCATCGATGA
- a CDS encoding helix-turn-helix domain-containing protein translates to MSERLRITSGVSQLDRILGGLFIGDNVVWHDDSGSLASVFCLNFIQASQIQSKPLIYVSFDRSPKNLLEKLGPLADNPNLTILDCFTCGKGAKSSIFLKFYEESDAEFPCRIIRVEEPRRTEEVMDVLYGVHGTMKGDVRFVFESITGMQEVWGGEESILNFYSHSCPRLYELNTVAYWIMEKKAHSPRLRANISQIAQVVIELGIKRGTTSLTVLKAEKRDMDNLHKPHSYWAKDLTVTFDEEKRTTGGIDLGLRLKELRTRRGLSQTELSKLVGVTPSTISQIESNLIYPSLPALLKMAEVLSVDVSAFFQERTEVKKRIIFPSSEAVEIKIPELPEGNVFARLLTPIDFDPKAQPYLIEIPPGKSISAHFFIHKGEEIGYVLSGKLQIKLEKAAYNLRSGDVIYLTSEMPSQWKNPGPNTAKLLWIKIK, encoded by the coding sequence ATGTCAGAAAGACTTCGCATCACCTCCGGCGTCAGCCAACTGGATCGCATATTGGGCGGCCTTTTCATAGGCGACAATGTCGTATGGCACGACGATTCAGGCAGCCTCGCCTCTGTATTCTGTCTCAATTTCATCCAGGCATCACAAATCCAGAGCAAGCCTCTGATTTATGTCAGCTTCGACCGCTCCCCCAAGAATCTCCTGGAAAAACTTGGCCCTCTGGCGGACAACCCTAACCTCACCATACTGGATTGTTTTACCTGTGGTAAGGGTGCGAAATCTTCCATTTTTCTAAAATTCTACGAAGAGTCTGATGCCGAATTTCCATGCCGCATCATCAGAGTGGAGGAGCCACGCCGAACAGAAGAGGTCATGGATGTTCTCTACGGGGTCCATGGCACTATGAAGGGGGATGTACGCTTCGTATTCGAGAGTATTACCGGAATGCAGGAGGTCTGGGGTGGAGAGGAATCCATTTTGAATTTTTATTCCCACTCCTGCCCTCGGCTGTATGAGTTGAACACTGTTGCCTACTGGATTATGGAGAAAAAAGCCCATTCCCCGCGCCTTCGCGCAAATATCAGCCAGATCGCTCAGGTCGTCATTGAACTCGGAATCAAAAGGGGTACCACTTCTCTCACGGTCCTCAAGGCCGAAAAGCGCGATATGGATAACCTGCATAAGCCACACAGCTACTGGGCAAAAGATCTCACCGTCACTTTTGACGAAGAAAAACGCACCACCGGAGGCATCGATCTCGGGTTGCGTCTCAAGGAACTTCGCACACGGAGAGGTCTTTCTCAGACGGAGCTTTCTAAATTAGTGGGGGTCACACCGAGCACCATTTCTCAGATCGAAAGCAACTTGATTTATCCGTCCCTGCCAGCTCTGCTGAAAATGGCCGAAGTGCTCTCTGTGGACGTGAGCGCTTTTTTCCAGGAAAGGACGGAAGTCAAAAAGAGGATCATTTTTCCATCTTCAGAGGCTGTGGAAATTAAAATACCCGAACTTCCAGAAGGAAACGTTTTCGCACGACTCTTGACCCCAATTGACTTCGACCCCAAGGCTCAACCTTATCTTATTGAAATTCCACCAGGAAAAAGTATTTCTGCACATTTTTTCATTCATAAAGGCGAAGAAATTGGATATGTCCTCTCAGGAAAATTACAGATAAAGCTTGAAAAAGCGGCTTACAATCTTCGCTCAGGAGATGTTATCTACCTTACTTCCGAAATGCCCAGTCAGTGGAAAAATCCTGGTCCCAACACAGCGAAACTCCTTTGGATTAAAATCAAGTGA
- a CDS encoding PilZ domain-containing protein, which produces MKKDVIYSMRMNKRVREALRKAADRECRTVASLLDKIIIDYLTKEGFSLRENFTEERRKYPRKEITLSALTHLKNGTRLDPLPGVILDISMGGVLVTYPKGSEFKITSVGQLPNFELSFQLPNVSETIRLDCDARRIMDDGNQIQVGATFRDLSENTAEKLRTCLF; this is translated from the coding sequence TTGAAAAAAGATGTCATTTACAGCATGAGAATGAACAAAAGGGTCCGGGAAGCATTGAGAAAGGCGGCCGATCGTGAATGCCGTACGGTTGCTTCCCTGTTGGATAAGATCATTATAGATTATCTGACAAAGGAAGGCTTTTCCCTCAGAGAGAACTTCACGGAGGAAAGACGCAAATACCCTCGAAAAGAAATCACTCTTTCCGCGCTGACTCACTTGAAGAACGGTACCCGGTTAGACCCGCTGCCTGGCGTAATCCTGGACATTTCCATGGGTGGGGTATTGGTCACTTACCCTAAGGGTTCCGAATTCAAGATCACTTCCGTTGGCCAGTTGCCCAATTTTGAACTTTCTTTTCAACTTCCCAATGTCTCTGAAACGATACGTCTCGATTGCGATGCTCGTCGCATAATGGACGACGGCAATCAGATTCAGGTTGGCGCAACTTTTAGAGATTTGAGCGAAAACACGGCTGAAAAGCTCAGAACCTGCTTGTTTTAG
- a CDS encoding PEP-CTERM sorting domain-containing protein, producing the protein MLKGNLISASAVLYFLWLWGMGIANAIPFGVDVTIWDQMGLRAGRCGGTHEDQEVEPGNKKWNNWQRRDLEGFLLNGSNLSIVAGFDFKNAHRRLRAGDIFIDVTGDARYGSDIQRSGWGRISRNSFGYDYVLDMNYAKMTYTVYELNRRSYTSLVSTPRNAVSNAWRFKKTPGDTAIAHGTIYYWEGLSDLEAGGFKGGKHYAATVDLSFLPMGSSFTSHFTTRLGIDNLMGKSSMPIPEPGTLMLVGTGLLVLAGVSRKKKLSRQ; encoded by the coding sequence ATGTTAAAAGGAAACCTGATATCCGCTTCCGCAGTTTTATATTTTTTATGGCTTTGGGGAATGGGAATAGCAAATGCCATACCCTTTGGCGTAGATGTGACCATATGGGATCAAATGGGGTTGAGGGCAGGCAGATGCGGTGGAACTCACGAAGACCAGGAGGTGGAACCGGGCAATAAGAAATGGAATAATTGGCAGAGAAGGGATCTCGAAGGATTCCTTTTGAACGGATCGAATTTATCCATTGTCGCAGGATTTGACTTCAAGAATGCACACAGAAGGTTACGTGCTGGAGATATTTTCATCGATGTGACAGGGGATGCAAGGTATGGATCCGACATTCAACGCAGCGGGTGGGGACGGATTAGCCGCAATTCATTCGGCTATGATTACGTACTCGATATGAACTATGCAAAGATGACCTACACGGTCTACGAACTCAACCGCCGCAGTTACACATCCCTGGTTTCAACTCCTCGAAATGCCGTATCGAACGCCTGGCGATTCAAGAAAACTCCAGGAGACACGGCTATTGCTCATGGAACTATTTATTACTGGGAGGGCCTATCCGATCTCGAAGCGGGAGGATTCAAAGGAGGTAAGCACTACGCAGCCACTGTGGATCTCAGTTTTCTTCCCATGGGAAGCTCCTTCACCTCTCACTTCACCACGCGATTGGGCATTGACAATTTGATGGGCAAATCTTCGATGCCAATCCCTGAACCGGGCACCCTCATGTTAGTGGGAACCGGGCTGCTGGTTCTAGCAGGAGTGAGCAGAAAGAAAAAGCTTTCCAGGCAATAG
- a CDS encoding ZIP family metal transporter, translated as METFKELNPVAQALCATGFTWFVTALGAATVFSSKKIKQKLLDGMLGFAGGVMIAASFWSLLAPALEMGEGGSFPAWVPASVGFLTGGLFLRIIDRILPHLHIGLPIEEAEGIHTRWKKSILLVLAITLHNIPEGLAVGVAFGAAAAHHPGASLSGAVALALGIGLQNFPEGMAVSMPLRREGISAAKSFWYGQLSGMVEPAAGVLGAAVVVSSQAILPYALSFAAGAMIFVVVEEVIPESQQSGYADFATLCCMLGFTVMMILDVALG; from the coding sequence ATTGAAACATTCAAAGAACTTAATCCTGTAGCACAAGCCCTGTGCGCAACCGGTTTCACGTGGTTTGTGACCGCTCTTGGCGCTGCCACCGTATTTAGTTCGAAAAAGATCAAACAAAAACTTCTGGACGGGATGCTGGGATTTGCCGGCGGAGTCATGATTGCTGCCAGTTTTTGGTCCCTTCTTGCGCCCGCACTTGAAATGGGAGAAGGCGGGTCTTTTCCGGCGTGGGTTCCCGCCTCTGTCGGATTTCTAACCGGAGGTCTTTTCTTACGAATCATCGATAGAATTCTTCCGCATTTGCATATCGGTTTGCCCATTGAAGAAGCGGAAGGGATTCACACCAGGTGGAAGAAGTCTATTTTGCTGGTGCTTGCCATCACTCTTCACAATATACCGGAAGGTCTGGCAGTAGGGGTTGCGTTTGGAGCCGCTGCAGCACACCATCCTGGTGCCAGCCTTTCCGGTGCGGTTGCATTGGCCCTTGGAATCGGGTTGCAGAATTTTCCCGAAGGAATGGCGGTTTCCATGCCATTGCGCCGCGAAGGGATATCTGCGGCCAAAAGCTTCTGGTATGGACAACTTTCAGGGATGGTTGAACCCGCTGCAGGGGTTCTCGGAGCTGCGGTCGTGGTTTCTTCTCAGGCTATTTTGCCTTATGCCTTGAGTTTTGCTGCGGGAGCCATGATTTTTGTGGTCGTGGAAGAAGTGATTCCTGAATCCCAGCAGAGCGGATATGCGGATTTCGCAACTCTCTGTTGTATGCTGGGTTTTACGGTCATGATGATCCTGGATGTGGCTTTGGGCTGA
- the rfbB gene encoding dTDP-glucose 4,6-dehydratase produces MNTWLITGGAGFIGSNFVLFEKRRTRVRIVNLDRLTYAGNLMNLESLEDDPDHIFVHGDIQDRDLVRDLLRKYRPGAVLNFAAETHVDRSIIGPDNFVQTNIVGTFHLLEESYRFWKDLPAEEREAFRFLHVSTDEVYGSLGPKDRPFNEKTPYAPNSPYSASKAASDHLVRAYFHTYGFPAITTNCSNNYGPRQFPEKLIPLMILNGIAGKPLPIYGDGQNIRDWLFVEDHCSALRLVMEKGRIGEVYNIGGSCEKTNIQVVTAICGILDEMFPDSPYLPHRSLITHVKDRPGHDRRYAVDSSKIHTELGWTPKETFETGIRKTVQWYLENPSWVQSVQSGAYREWIRKHYWSQEEV; encoded by the coding sequence ATGAATACATGGCTTATAACCGGAGGGGCTGGTTTTATCGGAAGCAACTTCGTGCTTTTTGAGAAACGCAGGACCAGGGTGCGCATCGTCAATTTGGACCGTCTGACCTATGCGGGCAATTTGATGAACTTGGAATCCCTTGAAGATGATCCGGACCATATCTTTGTCCACGGGGATATTCAAGACCGGGACCTGGTCAGGGATCTGCTGCGAAAATACCGACCCGGTGCTGTCTTGAATTTTGCAGCCGAGACTCACGTGGACCGTTCGATCATTGGGCCTGACAATTTTGTTCAAACCAATATCGTAGGAACATTTCACCTTCTGGAGGAATCCTACCGATTTTGGAAAGACCTTCCAGCGGAAGAACGGGAGGCTTTCCGCTTTCTGCATGTTTCGACGGATGAGGTATATGGTTCCCTGGGGCCCAAGGATCGTCCATTCAATGAAAAGACACCTTACGCTCCAAACAGCCCTTATTCTGCGTCCAAGGCTGCCAGTGACCATCTTGTAAGAGCCTACTTCCATACCTATGGTTTTCCTGCAATCACTACCAACTGTTCCAATAATTATGGGCCGCGTCAATTCCCGGAAAAGCTTATACCTTTGATGATTTTGAACGGCATTGCAGGAAAACCTTTGCCCATCTACGGCGATGGTCAGAATATACGAGACTGGCTTTTTGTTGAAGATCATTGCAGTGCGCTACGTTTGGTGATGGAGAAAGGACGTATCGGAGAGGTCTACAACATAGGCGGTTCCTGTGAGAAAACCAACATCCAGGTAGTAACGGCGATTTGCGGGATTTTGGATGAAATGTTTCCCGACAGCCCCTATTTGCCTCATCGATCTCTCATAACTCACGTCAAAGACCGTCCGGGGCATGACCGGCGTTATGCCGTCGATTCCTCCAAGATACATACAGAATTGGGGTGGACACCCAAAGAGACTTTTGAGACCGGAATCAGGAAAACCGTCCAATGGTATCTTGAAAATCCCAGTTGGGTACAGTCCGTCCAATCCGGAGCTTATCGCGAGTGGATTCGAAAGCATTACTGGTCGCAGGAAGAGGTTTGA